GCGCAGACCTCAAAGGCTACAGCTACCTCGCCGCCCCGCTCCGCTTCCTCGGCGCCGTCTTCCCCGCCAACCGGCTCGTCGCCGCCGCGGCGGCGCTTTCGCTCTCCGTCGCCTTCTACCTCTTTCTCAAGACGAGCCTCGCCGGCAAGGCCGTCCGCGCCCTCATGCAGGATCCCGAGGGGGCCCAGCTCGTCGGCGTGGACCTCCGACGGGTTCACGCCCGCTGCTTCGGCGTCGGCGTGGCCATGGCGACGGTGGCGGGCTCGCTCGTGAGCATGCTCTTCGAGCTGACCCCGTTCGTCGGGCTCCCCTACACCGTCACCGCGCTCGTCGTGGTGATCCTCGGGGGTCTCGGAAACCTCCTCGGGAGCCTGGTCGGAGCCCTGCTCCTCGGCCTGGTGGAGACCTTTTCCGTCCACCTGGCCGCCTCGGACACCAGGCT
This portion of the Candidatus Rokuibacteriota bacterium genome encodes:
- a CDS encoding branched-chain amino acid ABC transporter permease, giving the protein MSLSLLLDLTVGGLITGGLYALIALGLNLQYGLMRVLNVAHGEFVMLGGYLTYALHTGWGMNPLLTLVVTGPVAFGAGLVLHRLLYARLLAPGEPPEVLESRSLLLSFGLLFVLQNTALLLWSADLKGYSYLAAPLRFLGAVFPANRLVAAAAALSLSVAFYLFLKTSLAGKAVRALMQDPEGAQLVGVDLRRVHARCFGVGVAMATVAGSLVSMLFELTPFVGLPYTVTALVVVILGGLGNLLGSLVGALLLGLVETFSVHLAASDTRLIASYGVLSLILILKPSGLLGR